The Salinibacterium sp. M195 genome includes a window with the following:
- a CDS encoding phosphatase PAP2 family protein codes for MNTTTSSSGSSSTDTRRSRLRRRLFVDERTVPAATKVRLYVIAASLIFVGVTSLLVLWWSVLQPDVLTAMDTAIQQWLEERQTAILTVAMIVFTEMFGPIALPIIVLAVVIIWGVRSDRSWRPFLLAAGTLTGVIIVQIITRVVGRSRPPEDLMLYGPDMTFSFPSGHVLGVADFFLILTFLVFSRRNNPRLAAMSYLVAALLVIATALSRLYLGYHWTSDVLASMALSLVILGTVIAVDTYRTARVIPGSHRRVPE; via the coding sequence ATGAATACCACCACGAGCAGTTCAGGCTCATCATCAACGGATACGCGGCGCTCCCGCCTTCGTAGAAGGCTCTTTGTTGACGAACGAACGGTGCCTGCCGCCACAAAGGTGCGGCTCTATGTGATTGCGGCCTCCCTGATTTTCGTTGGTGTCACCAGCCTCTTGGTCCTGTGGTGGTCTGTGCTTCAGCCGGACGTTCTTACCGCTATGGACACCGCGATTCAGCAGTGGCTTGAGGAGCGACAGACAGCGATATTGACGGTTGCGATGATCGTCTTCACAGAGATGTTTGGGCCCATTGCGCTCCCCATCATCGTGCTGGCTGTGGTGATTATTTGGGGTGTCAGGTCTGACCGCTCATGGCGACCGTTTCTTCTGGCAGCAGGCACTTTGACCGGTGTGATCATCGTGCAGATCATCACACGCGTTGTCGGAAGAAGCCGGCCGCCTGAGGACCTCATGTTGTATGGCCCAGACATGACATTCTCGTTCCCCTCTGGACACGTTCTTGGGGTTGCCGACTTCTTTCTCATCCTGACTTTCTTAGTGTTTTCGCGGCGCAATAATCCCCGATTGGCGGCAATGTCTTATCTGGTAGCAGCGCTTCTCGTGATCGCCACCGCCCTCAGTCGCCTCTATTTGGGCTACCACTGGACCAGCGATGTTCTCGCCTCGATGGCACTCTCGCTGGTCATTCTCGGCACAGTGATTGCCGTCGACACGTATCGAACAGCGCGAGTCATTCCCGGTTCTCACCGGCGAGTGCCCGAGTAA
- a CDS encoding PPK2 family polyphosphate kinase, protein MKKSEWSGKPSELLRVDKGFRLAEVDPQATPGIVATKESGTALLRKNRRALARLQGKLFADSTVGGKRSLLIVLQGMDSSGKGGIVKHALSAMNSSGVVVHGFTAPTDEELRHDFLWRIRKHLPEPGMVSVFDRSHYEDVLAARVQNLADPDTIEARYDTIIAFEQEAIDNGTVIVKLMLQIGEKQQKKRLVARLHRKSKLWKYNPSDVDDRERWTALQDAYQIALERTSTAEAPWYVIPANHKWYARLAAQEIIMSKLKELDMKWPRPEYDLDEERGRVAHA, encoded by the coding sequence ATGAAAAAATCTGAGTGGTCTGGCAAGCCAAGCGAGCTACTTCGGGTTGACAAGGGCTTCCGGCTTGCCGAAGTGGACCCACAAGCAACTCCCGGAATTGTTGCCACAAAAGAATCGGGAACGGCACTGCTCCGCAAAAACCGACGTGCGCTAGCGAGACTCCAAGGCAAGCTTTTCGCCGACAGCACCGTAGGCGGCAAACGATCACTGTTGATCGTCTTGCAAGGTATGGACTCCTCCGGCAAAGGAGGCATTGTGAAACATGCGCTCTCGGCCATGAACTCGTCAGGAGTAGTCGTTCACGGCTTTACGGCACCGACTGACGAGGAATTACGTCACGATTTTCTCTGGAGAATACGTAAACATCTTCCCGAACCGGGAATGGTTAGTGTCTTCGACCGTTCACACTACGAAGATGTTCTCGCCGCACGGGTTCAGAACCTTGCTGACCCAGACACCATCGAAGCGCGTTATGACACAATCATCGCCTTTGAGCAGGAGGCCATCGATAACGGCACGGTGATTGTCAAACTGATGCTTCAGATCGGTGAAAAACAGCAGAAAAAGCGGCTAGTCGCCAGGCTTCACCGCAAGTCAAAGTTGTGGAAATATAACCCAAGCGACGTCGACGACCGCGAGCGTTGGACAGCACTCCAAGACGCCTACCAAATCGCTCTAGAGCGAACATCCACGGCTGAAGCGCCCTGGTATGTGATCCCGGCAAATCACAAATGGTATGCCCGCCTTGCCGCACAAGAAATCATCATGAGCAAACTCAAGGAGTTGGATATGAAGTGGCCTCGCCCGGAGTACGACCTCGACGAGGAACGCGGGCGGGTTGCGCACGCATGA